A part of Alkalidesulfovibrio alkalitolerans DSM 16529 genomic DNA contains:
- the era gene encoding GTPase Era has translation MRHVFGTVALMGPPNAGKSTLMNRVLGEKLAIVTPKPQTTRNRISGIWTTDEAQVVFMDTPGLHRLRGRMNRFLLQTAWDALAQADAVAVVLDAALYAKKPGLFDKETAPLREPLASEARPLFVLANKVDLVSDKRVLLAVLARIGALWPKAEIFPVSATRGEGVDGFLARLTACLPEGPAMFPEDQLSTVPLRFLVAEIVREKVFLELSQELPYQTAVEIEQWSEEGRLLRVGALIWTARDNHKGIIIGKRGERLKRIGQAARLEIEEMTGMKVHLELWVKVREGWTEDPGFLRGLGFGE, from the coding sequence ATGCGGCATGTTTTCGGCACCGTGGCCCTGATGGGCCCCCCCAACGCAGGCAAGAGCACGCTCATGAACCGCGTGCTCGGCGAAAAGCTGGCCATCGTCACGCCAAAGCCCCAGACCACGCGTAACCGCATCAGCGGCATCTGGACCACGGATGAGGCCCAGGTGGTCTTCATGGATACTCCAGGTCTGCACCGCCTGCGCGGCCGCATGAACCGCTTCCTGCTGCAGACCGCATGGGACGCCCTGGCCCAGGCCGACGCCGTGGCCGTGGTTCTCGACGCCGCGCTGTACGCCAAAAAGCCTGGCCTTTTCGACAAGGAGACCGCGCCTTTGCGCGAGCCTCTGGCCTCGGAGGCGAGGCCGCTCTTCGTCCTGGCCAACAAGGTCGACCTCGTGTCCGACAAGCGGGTCTTGCTCGCTGTCCTGGCGCGCATCGGTGCTCTGTGGCCAAAAGCGGAGATATTTCCCGTCTCCGCGACCCGGGGCGAGGGGGTGGACGGCTTTTTGGCGCGTCTTACGGCCTGCCTGCCCGAGGGACCGGCCATGTTCCCCGAAGACCAACTCTCCACGGTGCCGCTTCGCTTTCTGGTGGCCGAAATCGTGCGCGAGAAGGTTTTTCTGGAACTTTCCCAGGAGCTTCCCTACCAGACGGCCGTGGAAATCGAACAGTGGTCGGAGGAGGGGCGGCTGTTGCGCGTGGGTGCGCTCATCTGGACCGCGCGCGACAACCACAAGGGCATCATCATCGGCAAGCGCGGCGAACGGTTGAAGCGCATCGGCCAGGCCGCCCGCCTGGAAATCGAGGAAATGACCGGCATGAAGGTGCACCTCGAACTGTGGGTCAAGGTGCGCGAGGGCTGGACCGAGGATCCCGGATTTTTGCGTGGTCTGGGATTCGGGGAGTGA